The following are from one region of the Rhodopirellula sp. P2 genome:
- the argJ gene encoding bifunctional glutamate N-acetyltransferase/amino-acid acetyltransferase ArgJ, with the protein MTENAAQNDPPTPPALPQGIRFAGAAGGIKASGKPDVSLIVTDRPAVMAGVYTTNQIVAAPVVLTRSKTPTSTGRVVLTNSGNANACTGEQGMQDAKAMCDFAAELTGCDATDVMVMSTGVIGQPLPMAKVRAGIEIAAGNLGDSEADFLASADAICTTDQFRKTVSQTVTLRGHEYRIAAMCKGAGMIAPNMATMLGVVMTDAPIGPDAAQASLKQIASETFNRVSVDGHTSTNDTVMLVCTGMSESDNAQELSQDELSVWQEAATQVALQLAKMLVADGEGAARFFEVRVSGAANDKDALVIAKTVAASPLVKTAITGGDPNWGRIVSAAGYAGPKIQPERTSLVMDGVTVFENGTPLSIDAAKLSQAMKANSEVLADLKVGDGPGKASFWASDLTEAYVRFNSLYTT; encoded by the coding sequence ATGACGGAAAACGCAGCGCAAAACGACCCGCCAACGCCCCCTGCACTTCCTCAAGGAATCCGTTTTGCCGGTGCGGCCGGCGGAATCAAGGCCAGTGGAAAACCAGACGTCTCGTTGATTGTCACGGATCGACCGGCCGTGATGGCTGGAGTCTATACCACGAACCAGATCGTTGCCGCGCCCGTCGTGCTGACGCGATCAAAGACGCCGACGTCGACGGGACGCGTGGTGCTGACCAACAGTGGCAATGCCAACGCCTGCACTGGTGAGCAAGGCATGCAGGATGCGAAAGCGATGTGTGACTTCGCCGCAGAATTGACCGGGTGCGACGCGACGGACGTGATGGTGATGAGCACGGGCGTGATCGGACAACCGTTGCCCATGGCGAAGGTCCGAGCGGGAATCGAAATCGCGGCTGGCAACCTGGGGGATTCGGAAGCCGACTTTTTGGCTTCCGCCGATGCGATCTGCACCACCGATCAGTTTCGCAAAACGGTCAGTCAAACGGTGACGCTGCGAGGCCATGAATACCGGATCGCAGCGATGTGCAAAGGTGCCGGCATGATCGCTCCGAACATGGCGACCATGTTGGGCGTCGTGATGACTGACGCACCGATTGGCCCGGATGCCGCGCAGGCTTCGCTGAAACAGATCGCAAGCGAAACCTTCAACCGAGTCAGCGTGGACGGGCACACCAGCACCAATGACACCGTGATGTTGGTCTGCACGGGAATGTCGGAATCCGACAACGCACAGGAGCTGAGTCAGGACGAATTGTCGGTTTGGCAAGAAGCCGCCACGCAAGTCGCTTTGCAACTGGCGAAGATGCTGGTGGCGGACGGTGAAGGCGCGGCTCGTTTCTTCGAGGTTCGTGTTTCAGGTGCGGCCAACGACAAGGACGCCCTGGTGATTGCGAAGACGGTGGCGGCCAGTCCCTTGGTGAAAACCGCGATCACGGGCGGGGACCCGAACTGGGGCCGGATTGTTTCGGCCGCGGGTTACGCTGGTCCCAAGATTCAACCGGAGCGGACCAGCCTCGTGATGGACGGTGTAACGGTATTTGAAAATGGAACGCCACTTTCGATCGACGCCGCGAAATTGAGCCAGGCCATGAAGGCGAATTCCGAGGTGCTGGCCGACTTGAAGGTCGGCGACGGGCCGGGCAAGGCATCGTTCTGGGCCAGCGATCTGACCGAGGCCTACGTGCGTTTCAATTCGCTGTACACGACCTGA
- a CDS encoding ABC transporter ATP-binding protein, whose translation MTAVLKPSDASLSDPHTGDLVRCENLTKRYGDFTALSDCSLKVRRGEVFGLLGPNGAGKTTLIRTLLGYLHPTSGRCTIDGLDPADDAVAVRRQVAYLPGDARLPRHMRGKGLLEFFAEMHPSGDRTRSFDVAEQLELDLSRRVAFMSTGMRQKLALAVVLGPRTPLLILDEPTANLDPTVRATVLDLVSSEQRLGRTVMFSSHVLSEIEQTCDRVAFLRKGHLAHELALEDLFQRHRVTARRTDASLEAIPIPSELAKWIGGITPTDDRLQISTAGDLAPVLPWLATLPIEQVRIEPLGLHAIYQSVHLGETLPQLQPLAATVPGSPTSEGDL comes from the coding sequence GTGACCGCCGTTTTGAAACCGTCCGACGCCTCCCTCTCTGACCCCCACACGGGCGATTTGGTTCGCTGCGAAAATCTGACCAAGCGCTACGGTGATTTCACGGCATTGTCCGACTGCAGCCTCAAGGTGCGTCGCGGAGAAGTGTTTGGCTTGCTGGGCCCCAATGGAGCCGGAAAAACTACCCTGATTCGAACGCTGCTGGGATACTTGCACCCCACATCGGGAAGGTGCACGATCGATGGGTTGGATCCCGCAGACGATGCTGTGGCCGTTCGTCGACAGGTCGCCTATCTGCCCGGTGACGCTCGATTGCCACGGCACATGCGAGGCAAAGGGTTGCTGGAATTTTTCGCAGAAATGCATCCTTCGGGCGATCGAACGCGTTCCTTCGACGTCGCTGAGCAACTCGAACTCGATCTTTCCCGCCGCGTTGCGTTCATGTCGACTGGGATGCGTCAGAAACTCGCCCTGGCCGTCGTCTTGGGGCCCCGCACGCCGTTGTTGATCCTGGACGAGCCGACTGCGAATTTGGATCCGACGGTGAGAGCCACGGTGCTGGATTTGGTCTCATCCGAACAGAGGCTCGGACGAACCGTGATGTTCTCCTCGCACGTGCTCAGTGAAATTGAGCAAACCTGCGACCGAGTTGCTTTCCTTCGCAAAGGCCACCTGGCCCACGAACTGGCACTGGAAGATTTGTTCCAGCGGCATCGCGTGACCGCGCGACGCACGGACGCCTCCCTGGAAGCGATTCCCATCCCATCCGAACTCGCCAAGTGGATTGGCGGAATCACCCCAACTGACGATCGCCTGCAAATCAGCACAGCAGGTGACTTGGCCCCGGTGCTGCCATGGTTGGCGACGCTCCCAATCGAACAAGTCCGCATCGAACCATTAGGACTGCATGCCATCTACCAATCCGTGCACCTGGGCGAAACACTCCCGCAACTTCAACCGCTGGCTGCCACGGTTCCCGGTTCGCCAACATCCGAGGGAGACCTATGA